DNA from Candidatus Saccharimonadales bacterium:
TTGTAAAAATCTTACAGCTGCTTTGCGCAAGAATAGTGTTGAGCGTGCTTCGTTTGAGGCGGCGTGGTTGGCGCACGCTATTGTTGACGGTTTGACCCCAGCTCATCACTATCCGTTTGAAGATAAGCTAGTAGAACTTCGCGGCGGCGAGGGAATTGAGACCAGAACCTCCGTGAAAGATAAGCTTATTATAAGGGGTCCCGGGGACAGCCATTTAAAGATGCTGGCCAAAAACTGGGAGTTTTGGGGTGCGAAAGGGGTAATGACCTCGCACTTGTTGTTTGAGCTTGGGATTGCAACTGCTATTGCTCCAATGCGATTAAAGGCTGGTTACCCTAATAAAGCCGACATTCGTAAACTTAAGCGAATGGGGATTGTGAACGTTTTTAAAGAAAGCGCCGCAGATATTCACAAGTTAGATATGTATCATCGCTTTGTCGCAAAGGGCTGGACTAATCGCTTGGCGAACGAGGTGCGCGATGTTTTAGTGCCTTCGATCATAAAAGTCGTGGCGCTTGCTTGGTACGAAGCGCTCGAGAATTCAAAGCAATGAGGATGCGCATAGTTGCCGGTGAGCTTGGTGGTCGATTTTTTGAATCACCTGACAGCCAAACGACTCATCCGATGAGCGAGCGTATGCGCGGCGCGCTTTTTAATATTTTGGGCGATTTAAGAGGCAAAACAGTGTTGGACCCATTTGCCGGTAGCGGAGCGCTTAGTTTCGAGTCTGTAAGCCGAGGTGCGGCCAGTGCTGTACTTTTAGACAACGATAAACGTGCTCAGCGAATAATTGAGGGCAATATCAAATCTTTGGGTTTAGAGCAAAAAGCACGCTTAGTCAAGGCGAATTCGCGGATGTGGAGCGAGCGAAATAACGACCAGTTTGATCTGTTGTTGATTGATCCACCCTACCATGACATGCAGTTATCCACAGTTAGTATGTTAGTTAAGCATTTAAAACCTAACGGGCTTATGGTACTATCATACCCAGGTAAGGGTGATGAGCCGACCGTTAATGGAGTTGTTGTGGTGGACACGAGATTATACGGAGACGCGGCACTAGCTTTTTACCGTAAAAGAGCGTCTGATTAGGCGCTCTTTTTGGTTTGATAATAGCTGATTTTTGCTCTACAAATTCGTAAAATAATATGTTACAATAACCGTTAATGCGCGAGTGGTGGAATGGTAGACACGCTGGTCTTAGGAACCAGTGCCGTAAGGCGTGAAGGTTCAAGTCCTTTCTCGCGCACCATGGAATTATTACAGTTAAAGACGACCGGTTCATCGGCGTCTTTTTAGTTAGTAACTGTGGCTTTCTCGCTTGAATTGCCTTACATCGACCAAACCTGTTTTATATGGTATAATTTGGATCCAGACGAAAGTTGACCCTTTTAGTTTTTAGGAGCTGGTTACGTGTTCGACCGTAAAATTCAGCGCATTGCGCTGGGCGACGATGTTGTCGTTGCGGTGTCGCGTCGTGACGAGTCCGAGCCCGCTGCCTACAGCATGCGACGTACCGGACCCGACGCGCACCACGCGGCCCGCAACATCGCCGACTTCGCTGGTCGCGTTGGTTTCGACGTGAACCGGCTGGTCATGCCCCGCAGGTGGCCGCATCTTGGTCGAGTCATGGTCGTGAGTAATGACGACCTGGTTCCGGACCCGGTGAGCGGCCTCAACCCCAATTTGCCGAAGGCCGACAAGCCGGGTTTCGAGCATTCGTGCGATGGACTGATCACGATGGCTCACGGTCTCTACCTGGGCGCCCAGGGTGCTGACTGCCCAATGCTCTACCTGTATGACTCGGTTCTCGGGATTATCGGCGCCATTCACTGTGGGTGGAAGCCGGTGGCACAGCACATTGTGACCACGGCCGTACGACAGTTCGAGTGGCTGGGTTCCAACCCGATGAACATCCGAGCGTTCGTATCGGCCGGCGCCGGCGATAACGTCTACGAGTTCGCCATCGACGACGCCTCGCGCCTGCTGCTTGAAGCGCAGGGCCGCGTCGCCGACTTCGAGGCACTCATGGCGCCGCATGGAACCAAGCCCGGCACGAAGGTCTTGCGGCTCAATGCTCTGGTCGTCCACGACCTGACAAGAGCTGGAGTTCCGTTGTCGAACATCCTGTGCGACTGGCGGAGCTGCATCGAAGATCCGACGCTCCACAGCTATCGCCGTGACGGCGGTCCAGACATGGCCACGTCGCTGCACGGACTGGGCATCGGCGTGATCTTTCTGAACTGAACAACTTCACATCGTCGTCAAGAGGCCGGGGCGCAGTAAAAGGTGCCCCGGCCACAATCCATGAAATCATTTCGGGATAAGTATTAATCTTTCTCGCCGCCTGCAAAAGTTATCTCAACGCCGCCTGTGGTGCGCTATGAATTAGAGTTTGATTTTAGAACGAGTAGTACTGTTATAATATTGTATGACTAAGTTAGTAGGTATATAGTAGCCGGCGTGAATATCTGAACTAAGTAGTTAAGGATTGCTATGAGTTGGATTAAGATTGATGAACACGTTGTGTTGAATCATCCGCGGATGCACTTGGTAGAGCATACTGTCAAACTGCCAGATGGTACGGAGATCGACTATCTGCTTGAAGTTAACAGAAAAGACTACGTAACAACTATAGCTCGACATAAAGGTAAGTTTGCTATGATTCGTGACTATTCGTACCCTAACGATGCGAGATTGTTGCAATTTAGTGAGGGTTGGATAGACGAGGGCGAATCTTCGGAGCAGGCTGCATCCCGCGAATTAAAAGAGGAGACGGGACTACGCGCAGCAAAGGTTCGTGAGATTGGCACGAATCTTCATGATCATCGGAGGAGTACCGCTTCGAGTCATGTTATGCTGGCCGAAAACATTGAAGACACTGGAACTGCTAACCTGGAGAGCACAGAGCACGGTATTGAAACTGTCTACTTAACTGAAGCTGAGATTTGGAAAAAGATTGCCAGTGGTGAGATTGTTCAAAAGAATACACTCGCAGCCTGGGCGATATATGTTGCTGAGTCATCCGCTCCTCGATAGGTAACATATGCAACTTTTGCTACACTTATATAAATGTTAAAAGATTTACAGGATCTTACACTTATCGGCGTACCTTTAGATCTGGGTGCCGAAAACTTGGGCGTTAGTTTTGGCCCAGATGCGTACCGCGCAAACTATATTGGCACAAAGTTAAGTTCTGCGGGCTTTAAAGTTGCCGACCTTGGCAATTTAGAGTGTCCTGACCGTAAGAATCTAAAAGTTGACGACAAGAAGCAGCGCTACTCTAAGCAGATTATTGAAGTTAACGAGCGTCTTGCAAAACTGGTTCATGATCAAATACAGCTAGGTAATAAAGTTGTCGTTCTCGGTGGCGATCATTCTATAAACCTCGGTACTTTTAGTGGTGCTTCGGTGGCATGTAAAGGCGAGATCGGCCAAATTTATCTTGATGCTCATGGCGATATGAATACTCGCGATACTACAATGAGCGGAAATATTCATGGTATGCATCTAGCTTCGTTGATGGGGTTTGGTTCAGATGACTTAAAACAGGTCTTTGGAGATCAAACTAAACTGAGTATAAAAAACTTGCTACACATAGGTGGCTGCGATCTCGACGACGCCGAAGTTGAACTTATAAAAACTCAAAACATCGCTGCGTTTACTATGCAAGATCTTTTGCGGCACGGTCTAGATCCGCTTTTTGCAATGGTCAATGAGCTTGCTGAGCGAGTTCCAAATGTGTGGATCAGTCTAGATCTAGATGCGATTGACAGCATCTATGCGCCAGGTGCTGGAATGCCTAACCCCAAGGGATTAACGTATCGCGAAGTTGTTGCGGTCGCAGAGTATGTGGGTAAAACCTGTAAAGTGGTAGGGATAGATGTGGTTGAATACAATCCACTTAACGATGAGAAGCATAAGACCGCTGAGCTAGCCACCGAACTTATTGCTAAGTTTTTGGGCCGGGATTACAGCTGGTACACGAATTACTTAAACAAAAACGGTAGTAATCGTGACTAAAATGTGATAACTTTAACACGTGATTATCAATCAAATTCATCATTTACATATCTTGCCGGAACGCATCCGTTAGTTTTGTATATTACGAACGCCGGATCGCTTCCGGCGTTTTTTATTGCTACAATAATTACTTAAGGACTTTTTTATGAATCTTTCAACCCAACCATATAAAGGTGCGCGCGATTACTACCCAGAGGAAAAACGCGTCCAGAATTACATTTTTAACATCTGGCGCAAGGTTGCACAGCGCTACGGTTACGAAGAATACGGCACGCCAATTTTGGAGCCAATAGACATTTACGCCGCAAAAACTGGCCAGGAAATCGTAAATGATCAAACCTATCAGTTTGTAGATCGTGGTGGACGCAACGTTAGTATTAGACCCGAGATGACCCCGAGTGTTTGCCGCTTAATTGCGGGTCGTCGGCAAGAACTTGCTTATCCTGCTCGTTGGTTTTCTATTGCTAACTTTATGCGCTACGAGCGACCGCAACGTGGTCGCGAACGCGAATTTTGGCAAATGAACGTTGACATATTTGGTGTTTCTACGCTCGACGCCGAAGTAGAGATTATTGGAATGGCAGATGACTTGATGAAAGCTTTTGGTGCCACGGATAATATGTACCGGATCAAAATCAATAGCCGCAAGCTTGTTAATTTTATGATGAGCGAGTACTTAGAGCTAGATATCGTGCAATCACAGTTAATGGTAAAACTGTTTGATCGTAAAGATAAAATGACACCCGAAGAGTTTCGACAACAAGCCGAGTCGATTTTTGATGACGAAAAACGCCGCGACGGCTTGCGTAAAATTGCGAAGCTTTTGGGCGCAAAGAGTATGGCTGAATTGCCGCGCGAGGTGCTAGATTCTAGCGCAATTCAAGAGGTTCAGACCTTATTCACGTTGTTGCGTGAGCACGGAGTAAACAGTGCAATTTTTGATATTGGTTTAATGCGCGGCCTAGATTACTACAGCGACATTGTTTTTGAAGTATTCGACACGAATCCAGAAAACGCACGCTCCCTATTTGGCGGAGGAAGATTTGATGGGCTGGTCGGTCTATTCGGTGTTGAACCTATACAAGCAGTTGGCTTTGCACCCGGCGCAACAACTATGCAAGACTTTTTACAAACTCACAACTTGTTGCCAAAACTTCAGCCTGCAACCGAAGTTTACATTGCAGTCCTGGGCGACGTTTTAAAACAAGCCCGCAATCTTGCGACCGCTCTACGCGAAGAAGGTGTGAACGTCGAGCTGGATATTACTGGCCGTAAATTAGATAAACAGATCAAAACGGCCATAAAAAAAGGCATACCGTATATTTTGTTTGTGGGTCAAAATGAACTCGATCAGGGTGAGTTTACGCTTAAGGACGTAGCTCAAGAATCTGAGCAAAGACTCGGCTTTGAGCGACTAGTGGCCGCAATCAAGGATTATCGTCATAAAGATGATGATTTAATTTAATTCGACATTCTTAACTACTCGAGGTATACTGGCACGGATATGAAGCACACAATTAACAATACATCTGACACAACAAAACAAATCACAGTAAGCTTAACTGCCGACGATTTGGCTGAAGTTAAGGCTAAAACTGTAAAGCGTCTTGCCAAGGACGTAAAAGTTGCAGGTTTTAGGCAGGGCAAGACACCTGTTGGAGTTGCTGAAAAAAACATTAATCCCCAAGTTTTAGAGAGTGAAATTGTTGAAGACGCTGTCAACCAACATATGATTGCTATCTTGGACGCCGAGAGCATTATG
Protein-coding regions in this window:
- the hisS gene encoding histidine--tRNA ligase; this encodes MNLSTQPYKGARDYYPEEKRVQNYIFNIWRKVAQRYGYEEYGTPILEPIDIYAAKTGQEIVNDQTYQFVDRGGRNVSIRPEMTPSVCRLIAGRRQELAYPARWFSIANFMRYERPQRGREREFWQMNVDIFGVSTLDAEVEIIGMADDLMKAFGATDNMYRIKINSRKLVNFMMSEYLELDIVQSQLMVKLFDRKDKMTPEEFRQQAESIFDDEKRRDGLRKIAKLLGAKSMAELPREVLDSSAIQEVQTLFTLLREHGVNSAIFDIGLMRGLDYYSDIVFEVFDTNPENARSLFGGGRFDGLVGLFGVEPIQAVGFAPGATTMQDFLQTHNLLPKLQPATEVYIAVLGDVLKQARNLATALREEGVNVELDITGRKLDKQIKTAIKKGIPYILFVGQNELDQGEFTLKDVAQESEQRLGFERLVAAIKDYRHKDDDLI
- a CDS encoding RsmD family RNA methyltransferase, which translates into the protein MRMRIVAGELGGRFFESPDSQTTHPMSERMRGALFNILGDLRGKTVLDPFAGSGALSFESVSRGAASAVLLDNDKRAQRIIEGNIKSLGLEQKARLVKANSRMWSERNNDQFDLLLIDPPYHDMQLSTVSMLVKHLKPNGLMVLSYPGKGDEPTVNGVVVVDTRLYGDAALAFYRKRASD
- a CDS encoding polyphenol oxidase family protein codes for the protein MFDRKIQRIALGDDVVVAVSRRDESEPAAYSMRRTGPDAHHAARNIADFAGRVGFDVNRLVMPRRWPHLGRVMVVSNDDLVPDPVSGLNPNLPKADKPGFEHSCDGLITMAHGLYLGAQGADCPMLYLYDSVLGIIGAIHCGWKPVAQHIVTTAVRQFEWLGSNPMNIRAFVSAGAGDNVYEFAIDDASRLLLEAQGRVADFEALMAPHGTKPGTKVLRLNALVVHDLTRAGVPLSNILCDWRSCIEDPTLHSYRRDGGPDMATSLHGLGIGVIFLN
- a CDS encoding NUDIX hydrolase — protein: MSWIKIDEHVVLNHPRMHLVEHTVKLPDGTEIDYLLEVNRKDYVTTIARHKGKFAMIRDYSYPNDARLLQFSEGWIDEGESSEQAASRELKEETGLRAAKVREIGTNLHDHRRSTASSHVMLAENIEDTGTANLESTEHGIETVYLTEAEIWKKIASGEIVQKNTLAAWAIYVAESSAPR
- a CDS encoding arginase — encoded protein: MLKDLQDLTLIGVPLDLGAENLGVSFGPDAYRANYIGTKLSSAGFKVADLGNLECPDRKNLKVDDKKQRYSKQIIEVNERLAKLVHDQIQLGNKVVVLGGDHSINLGTFSGASVACKGEIGQIYLDAHGDMNTRDTTMSGNIHGMHLASLMGFGSDDLKQVFGDQTKLSIKNLLHIGGCDLDDAEVELIKTQNIAAFTMQDLLRHGLDPLFAMVNELAERVPNVWISLDLDAIDSIYAPGAGMPNPKGLTYREVVAVAEYVGKTCKVVGIDVVEYNPLNDEKHKTAELATELIAKFLGRDYSWYTNYLNKNGSNRD